The following proteins come from a genomic window of Anopheles ziemanni chromosome 3, idAnoZiCoDA_A2_x.2, whole genome shotgun sequence:
- the LOC131284729 gene encoding large ribosomal subunit protein uL4, with product MYDFLEENSSLMATRPLVSVYTEKNDAVKEKGILLPAVFRAPIRPDVVSEVSQLMRRNHRQPYAVSEAAGHQTSAESWGTGRAVARIPRVRGGGTHRSGQGAYGNMCRGGRMFAPTKPWRRWHRKININLKRYALVSALAASGVPALVQSRGHVIDGISELPLVVSNDIQKYQKTKQAVAFLRRTKVWADVQKVYKSQRMRAGRGKMRNRRRVQRRGPLVIYAKDEGLRKAFRNIPGVDTMNVNKLNLLKLAPGGHVGRLCVWTQDAFSKLDEIYGTWKQKSACKKDYNLPTPIMANTDLARLLKSEEIRRVLKPAKKVVHRYKRRLNPLTNKRQMVKLNPYAEVTKRRDILASKLRRCQRIVARAKARNQTLSKRDKAVLFVASEKNRKNQLRLVAAKRKAKFAEKNPEKAAKKAALRVARKTQKSKKVVERVPRKLRMKLAKEAKRKEKKLAKK from the exons ATGTATGATTTCCTAGAGGAAAACAGT AGTTTGATGGCGACGCGCCCTCTGGTCAGTGTTTACACTGAGAAGAATGATGCCGTTAAGGAAAAGGGAATCCTCCTTCCGGCGGTGTTCCGGGCTCCGATTCGTCCGGATGTTGTGAGCGAGGTGTCCCAGTTGATGCGCCGCAACCATCGCCAACCGTACGCGGTTAGCGAGGCGGCCGGTCACCAGACGTCGGCCGAATCGTGGGGTACTGGTCGTGCTGTGGCCCGTATTCCGCGTGTTCGTGGTGGCGGTACCCACCGTTCCGGTCAGGGTGCCTACGGTAACATGTGCCGTGGTGGACGTATGTTCGCCCCGACCAAGCCGTGGCGCCGTTGGCATCGCAAGATCAACATCAACCTGAAGCGTTATGCTTTGGTTTCTGCCCTGGCCGCTTCCGGCGTTCCGGCTCTGGTGCAGTCGCGTG GCCATGTCATCGATGGTATCTCGGAGCTGCCACTGGTCGTGTCGAACGATATCCAGAAGTACCAGAAGACCAAGCAGGCTGTTGCCTTCTTGCGCCGTACGAAGGTTTGGGCCGATGTGCAGAAGGTGTACAAGTCGCAGCGTATGCGTGCCGGTCGTGGTAAGATGCGCAACCGTCGTCGCGTCCAGCGCCGCGGTCCGTTGGTCATCTACGCCAAGGACGAGGGTCTGCGCAAGGCCTTCCGTAACATTCCGGGCGTCGACACGATGAACGTGAACAAGCTTAATCTGCTGAAGCTGGCCCCTGGCGGTCACGTTGGTCGTCTGTGCGTATGGACCCAGGATGCGTTCTCCAAGTTGGACGAAATCTATGGCACCTGGAAGCAGAAGTCCGCGTGCAAGAAGGACTACAACCTTCCCACGCCGATCATGGCCAACACCGATCTGGCCCGTTTGCTGAAGTCGGAGGAAATCCGCCGCGTGTTGAAGCCGGCCAAGAAGGTAGTCCACCGATACAAGCGCCGTCTGAATCCGCTCACCAACAAGCGCCAGATGGTGAAACTGAACCCGTACGCTGAGGTGACCAAGCGTCGCGACATTTTGGCGTCGAAACTGCGCCGTTGTCAGCGCATCGTCGCCCGCGCCAAGGCCCGCAACCAAACGCTCAGCAAGCGCGACAAGGCCGTGCTGTTCGTGGCGTCGGAAAAGAACCGCAAGAACCAGCTGAGATTGGTCGCCGCTAAGCGCAAGGCGAAGTTTGCGGAGAAGAACCCGGAGAAGGCCGCCAAGAAGGCAGCCCTGCGGGTCGCCAGGAAGACCCAGAAGTCGAAGAAGGTGGTTGAGCGCGTGCCGAGGAAGCTCAGAATGAAGCTGGCGAAGGAGGCCAAGAGGAAGGAGAAGAAGTTAGCGAAGAAGTAA
- the LOC131284730 gene encoding pre-mRNA-splicing factor 18, with protein MNEILKALKEEQNRKRKFLEEKNLVDGTKKYFKRGELLALEEKEYLEKSGYNNTNGVASSGAAAKDGESSTGDDPKYDIRKLPRSEVIRKLRERGEPILLFGETEKESCYRLHQLEISAPEINRGFRNDFQEAMEQVDEAYLNEILSSNGQEPALGKPKKSNEDYAIDDSVTYESIQEMAVRLGRSGKDHDCHVIMTLIQFLLKMWNDQLSSATAAERMATKGKIARATFEQTRLYLKPLLRKLKNKTIPEDILDSLTDITKSLLKRDYIHASDAYLTMAIGNAPWPIGVTMVGIHARTGREKIFSKNVAHVMNDETQRKYIQGLKRLMTRMQEYFPTDPSRCVEYVSKKDMQD; from the exons ATGAACGAAATCTTGAAAGCCTTAAAAGAAGAACAGAatagaaagagaaaatttCTGGAGGAAAAGAACCTAGTG GATGGCACGAAGAAATACTTCAAGCGGGGAGAGCTTCTCGCACTGGAAGAAAAGGAATATCTCGAAAAAAGTGGCTATAACAATACTAACGGTGTAGCCAGCAGCGGGGCGGCTGCTAAAGATGGTGAAAGTTCGACAGGCGATGATCCCAAGTATGATATACGAAAACTACCCCGCTCGGAAGTGATTAGAAAGCTTCGGGAACGCGGCGAACCGATTCTACTGTTTGGCGAGACGGAAAAGGAATCATGCTACCGCCTGCATCAGCTGGAAATATCTGCGCCGGAGATCAACCGTGGCTTCCGAAACGACTTCCAGGAAGCGATGGAACAGGTGGACGAAGCGTACCTCAACGAGATTCTTAGCTCGAACGGACAGGAACCTGCATTAGGAAAGCCCAAAAAATCCAACGAGGATTACGCCATCGACGACAGTGTGACATACGAATCGATACAGGAAATGGCGGTGCGGTTGGGACGCAGCGGGAAAGATCACGACTGCCATGTGATAATGACGCTCATACAGTTCCTGCTGAAGATGTGGAACGATCAACTTAGTTCTGCGACGGCGGCGGAAAGGATGGCCACCAAGGGGAAAATAGCACGGGCCACTTTCGAGCAGACGCGTCTGTACCTCAAACCGCTACTCCGCAAGCTCAAGAACAAGACCATTCCCGAGGATATTTTGGATAGCTTGACGGATATAACGAAAAGTTTGCTTAAACGAGACTACATACATGCGAGCGATGCGTACCTTACGATGGCAATCGGCAATGCGCCATGGCCGATCGGTGTCACCATGGTGGGTATCCATGCCCGTACGGGTCGTGAAaagattttttccaaaaatgtgGCCCACGTCATGAACGATGAAACGCAGCGAAAATACATTCAGGGATTGAAACGATTGATGACAAGAATGCAGGAATATTTCCCTACCGATCCTTCGAGATGTGTCGAGTATGTGAGCAAAAAGGATATGCAAGATTGA
- the LOC131289749 gene encoding uncharacterized protein LOC131289749, with product MSAKRDLSCEAVGFIGGGNMAIAIASGLLNKGVLQPDQIYVSATNLANLQSRWSPIGVTHTTTDNLEVLTKASIVFICVKPQILPRLKDVFANAKNLPNCERKLIVSILAGVTLARLHTDLSVLLPTTFVRTMPNTPMQVGVGCTVFCQAENSSSYTEPLYEDLKYMLGTLGLAFEVQESQINAVTGLAGCGPAYVYEFIEALADGGVKQGIPRAMALQLAAQTVMGAAKTVLDTGKHPAVLKDEVCSPGGATIHGVHALEQGSMRGTVMNAVEKATKRASELS from the exons atgtctgCGAAGCGTGATCTCTCTTGTGAAGCGGTGGGTTTCATCGGCGGTGGCAATATGGCCATCGCCATTGCGTCGGGGCTATTGAACAAAG GTGTACTTCAACCGGACCAAATTTACGTATCGGCCACAAATCTCGCCAACCTGCAAAGTCGCTGGTCGCCGATCGGCGTAACCCATACTACCACCGACAATCTGGAGGTGCTCACCAAGGCGAGCATCGTTTTTATCTGCGTTAAGCCACAAATCCTTCCCCGCTTGAAGGATGTATTCGCCAACGCAAAGAACCTACCGAACTGCGAGCGTAAGCTGATCGTCTCCATCCTAGCCGGTGTCACTTTGGCTCGGTTGCACACCGATCTGTCCGTGCTGCTACCCACCACATTCGTGCGTACGATGCCCAACACGCCAATGCAGGTTGGGGTCGGGTGTACGGTGTTTTGTCAGGCGGAGAACAGCAGTAGCTACACGGAGCCACTATACGAGGACCTGAAGTACATGCTCGGCACACTGGGGCTTGCCTTTGAGGTGCAGGAAAGTCAGATAAACGCCGTCACGGGCTTGGCCGGTTGTGGGCCGGCGTACGTGTACGAATTCATCGAGGCGCTCGCCGATGGTGGCGTAAAGCAAGGCATACCGCGTGCCATGGCCCTACAGCTGGCGGCCCAAACAGTGATGGGAGCGGCCAAGACTGTTCTCGATACGGGCAAACATCCGGCCGTGCTGAAGGATGAGGTGTGCTCACCCGGTGGGGCAACTATCCATGGTGTGCATGCGCTAGAACAGGGCTCCATGCGAGGAACCGTTATGAATGCCGTCGAAAAGGCCACGAAACGGGCAAGCGAGTTGTCATAG